Proteins found in one Zea mays cultivar B73 chromosome 1, Zm-B73-REFERENCE-NAM-5.0, whole genome shotgun sequence genomic segment:
- the LOC100216976 gene encoding uncharacterized protein LOC100216976 precursor, producing the protein MELLPCIATLLILLISSSLAAATSPVGTIERVTKQQILASIPPGGGPPVLFLTSPSGKYAAYFVRTHTVPGAGGLGADFCYVEIIDTTTAAGAHGGTVEGEGEGEGEGESEAGAAGAAAGGTSVWESECRPISTVNTCALLLSWHGLEVFDGSEEVWHGETNTDGTNFLETLELVDDGDMRIRDKDGELAWRASDEPRHAQHCGAPGSPGLATALPPFAEPLGAHSSNLPFGQEPDGNGHSAELPQAADVGSGEAAFGAAAGVAGPELGQGEHDSASVFGAQPLVDNSPYDSRAWKEGRGAHIIAVWVALCVSAVLGGGL; encoded by the coding sequence ATGGAGCTCCTCCCATGCATCGCCACGCTCCTCATCCTCCTGATCTCCAGCTCCCTGGCAGCAGCGACGTCGCCTGTGGGGACAATCGAGCGCGTAACTAAGCAACAGATCCTGGCAAGCATTCCGCCGGGCGGGGGCCCGCCCGTGCTCTTCCTCACGTCGCCTTCCGGCAAGTACGCGGCCTACTTCGTGCGGACGCACACCGTGCCGGGCGCCGGCGGGCTTGGCGCCGACTTCTGCTACGTCGAGATCATCGACACCACGACGGCCGCCGGCGCACATGGCGGCACCGtcgagggcgagggcgagggcgagggcgagggcgagagcgaggcCGGGGCTGCTGGTGCAGCCGCCGGAGGAACGAGCGTGTGGGAATCGGAGTGCCGTCCCATCAGCACCGTCAACACATGCGCGCTGCTCCTGTCGTGGCATGGGCTGGAGGTGTTCGACGGCAGCGAGGAGGTGTGGCACGGCGAGACCAACACAGACGGCACCAACTTCCTCGAGACGCTAGAGCTCGTGGACGACGGCGACATGCGCATCCGCGACAAGGACGGCGAGCTCGCGTGGCGCGCCAGCGACGAGCCGCGGCACGCGCAGCACTGCGGCGCGCCGGGATCGCCGGGGCTCGCCACCGCGCTCCCGCCATTCGCCGAGCCGCTCGGCGCGCACAGCAGCAACCTCCCCTTTGGGCAGGAACCTGACGGCAACGGCCACTCGGCCGAGCTGCCCCAGGCGGCAGATGTCGGCAGCGGAGAAGCGGCCTTCGGTGCCGCCGCTGGTGTGGCTGGGCCTGAGCTCGGGCAGGGAGAGCACGACTCGGCATCCGTGTTCGGTGCCCAGCCGTTAGTGGATAACAGTCCCTATGACAGCAGGGCCTGGAAGGAGGGCCGTGGGGCCCATATCATCGCCGTATGGGTCGCTCTTTGCGTATCCGCTGTGCTTGGAGGGGGTCTCTAA